Part of the Vibrio ishigakensis genome, GTGGCTACGTTGACCCAAGCTTTGGTGGTGCAGGTGCAGGTCTAGGTGAGCGTGATACCTTTGTAGGTTTTGAAAGCGAAGGCATGGGCCAAGTTCGTCTAGGCCGTGTTCTTACTCCTATCTATGAGCTAATTGACTGGCCAGCATCTAACCCAGGCCTAGGTGACGTATATGACTGGGGTGGTTCAATCGGTGGTGCTAAGTACCAAGATCGTCAATCAAACACCATGCGCTGGGATACACCAAAATACTTTGATGCGCTATCTTTTGACCTAGCAGTAGGTGCTGGTGATGATGCTTCGACTGGTTCGGGTGACTCATACTTCTTTGGCGGTGCAGCACACTATAACGTTGGCCCATTCCAGTTCGACCTAGCGTATGAGCGCAATGACAAGGTAGAGGCTGAGAATGCAGTATGGACCAATGATACTTACCTAGCGGGTATTCAAGCATGGTTTGAAAATGGCTTCTCTCTATTCGCACAATACAAGTACATGGAAGCATCTACAGATACTAATGTTGATGAGAAACAAGGTGCAATGTCTGCAGGTCTTATCTATAGCCACGGCGATTGGCAGTACAAAGTGGCATATGCTGCAAACTTTGAGCTAGAGCGTGACGGCAACACTATCGATAACACAGACGATAACGTAATCTCTGCTCAAGTACTTTACTTCGTAGACCCATCAGCTGTGCTTTATGCTCGTGCTCGTACTCTTGACTTCGGTGATAAACCAA contains:
- a CDS encoding porin; this encodes MSRFNKTIIAAALSSLAFSGATLAAGANSETAAEKFLTKSDFSYEVYGIIAMQVAYRDYDSGNKATDDDLGGTQLNNESRIGFRGKKQFKNFSPTFIWQIEGGYVDPSFGGAGAGLGERDTFVGFESEGMGQVRLGRVLTPIYELIDWPASNPGLGDVYDWGGSIGGAKYQDRQSNTMRWDTPKYFDALSFDLAVGAGDDASTGSGDSYFFGGAAHYNVGPFQFDLAYERNDKVEAENAVWTNDTYLAGIQAWFENGFSLFAQYKYMEASTDTNVDEKQGAMSAGLIYSHGDWQYKVAYAANFELERDGNTIDNTDDNVISAQVLYFVDPSAVLYARARTLDFGDKPTGLDGNARWKSEDFNEFSVGVEYYF